The Shewanella mangrovisoli genome has a window encoding:
- a CDS encoding Ppx/GppA phosphatase family protein, whose translation MPTPAYAAITLGSNSFNMLIAKTKGGQPQIIAKYKRKVRLAEGIGEDGHLTAEVMQRGLDCLAMFAQMLALHKIHPNHVAVIATATLRCIHNADEFNQKAIPLLGHPIEIISGMREAELIYQGMVATTCGQGRRLVIDIGGASTEFIIGDGHQVQFKTSLPMGSVTFNRRFFNNAPLQELDFDDAKQEVLEVLGEHRQRLKDLGWHCVVGASGAVQSVVEVLMHRKQSEIITLAVLNQLKAEILAEEHASLMGIIGLSAERAPTFAAGVAILLALFEFLGIEQLSLSGGALREGVLVMLAQRILEEAI comes from the coding sequence ATGCCAACACCCGCTTATGCCGCCATTACTTTAGGCTCTAATAGCTTTAATATGCTGATCGCTAAGACAAAAGGTGGTCAGCCACAGATTATTGCTAAATACAAACGTAAAGTAAGGTTAGCCGAAGGCATTGGCGAAGATGGTCATTTAACCGCAGAAGTGATGCAGCGTGGCCTAGATTGCCTAGCGATGTTTGCCCAGATGTTAGCGCTGCATAAAATCCACCCTAATCATGTCGCTGTGATTGCCACTGCAACATTGCGCTGTATCCATAATGCCGATGAGTTTAATCAGAAGGCGATTCCGCTATTGGGTCATCCGATTGAGATTATCTCAGGCATGCGTGAGGCTGAGCTTATTTATCAAGGCATGGTGGCGACCACTTGCGGCCAAGGTAGACGTTTAGTGATCGATATTGGTGGTGCGAGTACCGAGTTTATTATCGGTGATGGCCACCAAGTTCAGTTTAAGACTAGCTTACCTATGGGCAGCGTGACCTTTAACCGTCGCTTCTTTAACAATGCCCCGTTGCAAGAGCTCGATTTCGATGATGCCAAGCAGGAAGTGTTGGAAGTCTTAGGTGAACATAGGCAAAGGTTAAAAGACTTGGGATGGCACTGTGTGGTGGGGGCCTCTGGCGCAGTGCAATCTGTGGTCGAAGTCTTAATGCACCGTAAGCAGTCTGAAATCATCACCTTAGCTGTGCTGAATCAGCTTAAAGCGGAAATCCTTGCCGAAGAACATGCCAGCCTTATGGGGATTATCGGCCTAAGTGCCGAGCGCGCACCGACATTTGCTGCAGGAGTAGCAATTTTACTCGCGCTCTTTGAGTTCTTGGGGATTGAGCAGTTGTCACTATCTGGCGGCGCACTGCGTGAGGGCGTGTTAGTGATGCTGGCACAGCGAATTTTAGAAGAAGCGATTTAA
- a CDS encoding thioredoxin family protein, with the protein MHNNVKALLATTALFFSCQVLANGGCGFEEQQQGLIATCSEEKQEVILTGVVEAQHLVKDLNEFAEGYKSYQVDTAALAPLKNIAEPTEIVVIIGTWCPDCHRETPRFIRIMEEVANPNIKVTYIGVDRSKQDPEGLAAKYEFKRIPTFIVLQQGKEIGRIVERPTVSLEKDLAEILK; encoded by the coding sequence ATGCACAATAACGTTAAAGCATTACTCGCCACGACCGCGTTATTTTTTAGTTGCCAAGTACTAGCAAATGGCGGCTGTGGCTTTGAAGAGCAACAACAGGGCTTGATTGCCACCTGCAGCGAGGAGAAACAAGAAGTGATTTTAACCGGTGTAGTTGAAGCGCAACATTTAGTAAAAGATCTCAATGAGTTTGCTGAGGGCTACAAGAGCTATCAGGTGGATACCGCAGCCTTAGCCCCTCTTAAGAACATCGCTGAGCCAACCGAAATCGTGGTCATCATCGGCACTTGGTGTCCAGACTGCCATCGCGAAACCCCACGCTTTATTCGCATTATGGAAGAAGTGGCTAACCCCAATATCAAAGTGACTTATATTGGGGTTGATCGCAGCAAGCAAGATCCCGAAGGACTGGCGGCAAAATACGAATTCAAACGTATTCCCACCTTTATCGTGCTACAACAGGGTAAAGAAATTGGCCGCATCGTTGAACGTCCAACCGTCTCACTCGAAAAAGATTTAGCCGAGATTTTAAAGTAA
- the mutT gene encoding 8-oxo-dGTP diphosphatase MutT, translated as MTKRIHVAVGIILNPNGQILLAKRPEHLHQGGKWEFPGGKVEQGETVTQALIRELKEEVALIVSASEPFMALSYDYPDKQVLLDIHTVSEFTGEAQGLEGQQIAWVNKHELSHYDFPEANKPILSKLLAQTE; from the coding sequence ATGACAAAACGCATTCATGTTGCCGTCGGCATTATCCTCAACCCTAACGGGCAAATCCTACTCGCTAAGCGCCCCGAGCATTTACATCAAGGCGGTAAGTGGGAATTTCCAGGAGGCAAAGTCGAACAGGGCGAAACCGTCACCCAAGCCTTAATTCGTGAGCTAAAAGAGGAAGTCGCGCTAATCGTCAGCGCAAGCGAGCCTTTTATGGCGCTAAGCTACGATTATCCCGATAAACAAGTGTTACTCGATATTCACACTGTCAGTGAATTTACGGGAGAGGCGCAAGGGCTTGAAGGGCAACAGATTGCTTGGGTCAATAAACATGAGCTAAGCCATTACGACTTCCCAGAAGCCAATAAACCGATCCTTAGTAAATTATTAGCCCAAACCGAGTAA
- the yacG gene encoding DNA gyrase inhibitor YacG: MPLTVNCPICKTPVEWVPQSEFKPFCSERCKMIDLGDWASEKHAIPVKSEFDLDALDELGYDEESFFKE; encoded by the coding sequence ATGCCGTTAACCGTCAACTGTCCAATTTGCAAAACCCCAGTAGAATGGGTTCCTCAATCGGAATTCAAACCTTTTTGTAGCGAGCGCTGCAAGATGATTGACCTCGGCGATTGGGCCTCCGAAAAACATGCCATTCCAGTCAAATCTGAGTTTGACCTCGACGCATTAGATGAACTCGGTTACGACGAAGAAAGCTTTTTCAAAGAGTAA
- the zapD gene encoding cell division protein ZapD, with protein sequence MTDLVYEQPLNEKIRSYLRLEYLNKQLSNNLNHDHQHRCFYPLFSLCELSERCDYRNEVLKDIERNLLQLSKWQELDHVDSEQIEFYIQALMQAREPLQRPERCGSQLKQDRFLSALRQRFGMPGACCNFDLPQLHFWLAKPWEERQRDYQAWISHFDPLLTPIMLLLQLTRSTAHFDNATAHAGFYQGDSAQALSLVRVKVDAAHGCYPTISGHRNRYAIHFVQFDQQRHSDRSIEFLLATCA encoded by the coding sequence ATGACTGACTTAGTTTATGAACAGCCTTTAAATGAGAAAATCCGTAGCTACTTGCGGCTCGAATATCTCAATAAACAGCTCAGTAATAACCTAAATCACGACCACCAGCATAGATGTTTCTACCCTCTTTTCTCCCTGTGCGAATTATCGGAGCGTTGCGACTATCGCAATGAAGTCCTTAAAGATATCGAGCGCAATCTGCTGCAACTGAGTAAATGGCAAGAGCTCGACCATGTCGATAGCGAACAGATTGAGTTTTACATTCAAGCATTAATGCAAGCCAGGGAGCCACTACAACGTCCCGAGCGCTGCGGCAGCCAGCTCAAACAAGACCGTTTTTTATCGGCTCTGCGACAGCGTTTTGGTATGCCTGGTGCCTGCTGCAACTTCGACCTTCCCCAGCTGCATTTTTGGCTCGCCAAACCTTGGGAAGAAAGACAGCGAGATTACCAAGCTTGGATCAGCCATTTTGATCCCCTTCTCACTCCCATCATGCTTTTGCTTCAGTTAACTCGTAGTACCGCCCATTTCGATAACGCCACCGCCCATGCCGGTTTTTACCAAGGTGATAGTGCTCAAGCGCTCTCACTAGTACGCGTCAAAGTCGATGCCGCACACGGCTGCTACCCCACCATCAGTGGTCATCGAAATCGCTACGCCATCCACTTTGTCCAATTCGACCAGCAGCGCCACTCAGACCGCAGCATCGAATTCCTACTAGCGACCTGTGCCTGA
- the coaE gene encoding dephospho-CoA kinase (Dephospho-CoA kinase (CoaE) performs the final step in coenzyme A biosynthesis.), translated as MSKFVVGLTGGIGSGKTTVANLFAEEGVDLVDADIVAREVVAKGSKGLEAIIAHFGTEIVTEAGELDRAQLRQRVFSDEQTRQWLNQLLHPMIRQEMLSQVENATSDYVIMVVPLLFENGLDRLVNRTLVVDISPELQIRRTVKRDSVDPTQVNNIINSQCSRSEKLARADDIIDNQGEISTLKQEVQALHQRYLQLSGNHDAHD; from the coding sequence ATGTCCAAGTTTGTCGTAGGTCTAACGGGTGGCATTGGCAGCGGTAAAACTACCGTTGCCAATTTATTTGCCGAAGAAGGTGTCGATTTAGTCGATGCCGATATCGTGGCTCGCGAAGTGGTAGCAAAAGGCTCAAAAGGGCTCGAAGCCATTATCGCTCACTTCGGCACTGAAATAGTAACCGAGGCTGGTGAGCTTGACCGGGCACAACTGCGGCAACGGGTGTTTAGTGATGAACAAACGCGCCAATGGTTGAATCAGTTGCTCCACCCTATGATCCGCCAAGAAATGCTTTCTCAAGTCGAAAATGCGACCTCTGACTATGTAATTATGGTTGTCCCCTTGCTATTTGAGAACGGGTTAGATAGGTTAGTCAATCGGACTTTAGTGGTGGATATTTCGCCGGAGTTGCAAATCCGTCGTACCGTAAAACGGGACAGTGTGGACCCCACTCAAGTAAATAACATCATTAATAGCCAATGTAGTCGCAGTGAAAAACTCGCCAGAGCCGACGACATTATTGATAATCAGGGAGAGATATCAACACTAAAACAAGAGGTGCAAGCATTGCACCAGCGCTATTTACAATTATCCGGTAATCACGACGCCCATGACTGA
- a CDS encoding prepilin peptidase: protein MSDFISLLSHSLAQSPWLFITLSFVFAAAIGSFLNVVIHRFTVMMKREWQQECNQYLQEYHADVVEQIGIEKLNKPIDTYPEKYNLVVPGSACPKCKTAIKPWHNLPIVGWLMLRGKCAACNTAISSRYPIVELVTGLLVATIAWHFGPSWQFVFAAVLTFVLIALTGIDLDEMLLPDQMTLPLLWLGLLINLNQTFTTPTDAVIGAAAGYLSLWSVFWLFKLLTGKEGMGYGDFKLLAVFGAWLGWQMLPLVILLSSLVGALVGITLIVLKRNQLANPIPFGPYIAAAGWIALIWGQPIVDWYLSTL from the coding sequence ATGTCTGACTTTATTTCTCTTTTAAGCCACTCTCTTGCTCAGAGTCCTTGGCTGTTTATTACGTTAAGTTTTGTGTTTGCCGCCGCTATTGGCAGCTTTTTAAATGTTGTCATTCACCGCTTTACGGTGATGATGAAGCGCGAGTGGCAACAGGAGTGCAATCAATATCTACAGGAATATCATGCAGATGTAGTAGAGCAGATTGGTATCGAAAAGCTCAACAAGCCGATAGATACTTACCCTGAAAAATACAATCTCGTGGTGCCAGGTTCCGCCTGTCCTAAATGTAAGACCGCAATCAAACCTTGGCATAATTTGCCGATTGTTGGCTGGTTAATGCTCAGGGGAAAATGCGCCGCCTGCAATACAGCAATCTCCTCACGCTATCCGATTGTTGAGTTAGTAACAGGATTATTAGTTGCAACAATAGCTTGGCATTTTGGTCCTAGCTGGCAATTTGTGTTTGCTGCAGTATTAACCTTTGTATTGATTGCATTAACGGGTATAGATCTGGATGAGATGCTACTGCCAGATCAGATGACCCTTCCACTCCTATGGCTAGGATTACTCATTAACCTCAACCAGACCTTTACCACTCCAACCGATGCCGTTATTGGCGCTGCAGCGGGCTATTTGAGTCTCTGGTCGGTGTTTTGGCTGTTTAAGCTACTCACAGGTAAGGAAGGCATGGGATATGGCGACTTTAAACTGCTCGCCGTATTTGGGGCATGGCTAGGTTGGCAAATGCTCCCCCTAGTCATATTACTCTCCTCTTTAGTCGGCGCCCTTGTCGGCATCACGCTCATCGTACTCAAACGTAATCAGCTAGCTAATCCAATCCCCTTTGGGCCTTATATTGCTGCCGCTGGTTGGATAGCCCTGATATGGGGACAACCTATAGTCGATTGGTATCTAAGTACGCTATAA
- a CDS encoding type II secretion system F family protein has product MATATTVKKTRAKKNEQKSQPKIYTFEWKGLNRDGQKTGGELKGASVAEVKSQLKLQGVNPKVVRKKASSLFSHNPDIKPMDIAMVTRQIATMLAAGVPLVTTIEMLGRGHEKQKMRELLGTILSEIQSGIPLSDALRPHRRYFDDLYVDLVAAGEHSGSLDAVFDRIATYREKAEALKSKIKKAMFYPAAVVVVAIAVTALLLLFVVPQFEEIFRSFGAELPAFTQMIVGISRFLQSSWYIFLISIVASIWLFVRSHRNSQVVRDRVDELVLKIPVIGEILHKAAMARFSRTLATTFAAGVPLIDGMESAAGASGNAVYRKALFKVRQEVMAGMQMNVAMRTTGLFPDMLIQMVMIGEESGSLDNMLNKVANIYEMQVDDAVDGLSSLIEPIMMVVIGTLVGGLIVGMYLPIFQMGNVVG; this is encoded by the coding sequence ATGGCGACGGCAACGACAGTAAAAAAAACTCGTGCCAAAAAGAACGAGCAAAAAAGCCAACCTAAGATTTATACCTTTGAGTGGAAGGGCTTAAACCGTGATGGCCAAAAGACCGGTGGCGAATTAAAAGGCGCCAGCGTGGCCGAGGTGAAAAGCCAGCTTAAGCTCCAAGGGGTTAACCCTAAAGTTGTCCGTAAAAAAGCAAGCTCACTTTTTAGCCATAACCCCGATATAAAACCCATGGATATCGCCATGGTGACCCGTCAAATTGCAACCATGTTGGCAGCAGGCGTCCCCTTAGTTACCACCATAGAAATGCTCGGCCGCGGTCATGAAAAACAAAAAATGCGCGAGCTGCTAGGCACTATTCTATCGGAAATACAATCAGGTATTCCGCTCTCTGATGCGTTACGCCCCCACAGACGCTATTTCGATGATCTTTATGTTGACTTAGTTGCAGCAGGCGAGCATTCAGGCTCTCTCGATGCGGTATTTGATCGAATCGCTACCTACAGAGAGAAAGCAGAAGCCTTAAAATCTAAGATTAAAAAGGCAATGTTCTATCCCGCAGCTGTAGTAGTGGTCGCGATTGCCGTCACTGCACTATTACTACTTTTTGTAGTACCGCAATTTGAAGAAATTTTTAGAAGCTTTGGCGCCGAATTACCCGCCTTTACCCAAATGATTGTGGGCATCTCACGTTTTTTACAAAGTTCTTGGTATATTTTCTTGATTTCTATTGTGGCCAGCATCTGGTTATTTGTACGTTCTCACCGTAATTCACAGGTCGTTCGGGATCGCGTCGATGAGCTAGTGCTGAAAATCCCAGTTATCGGCGAGATATTGCATAAAGCGGCGATGGCAAGATTTTCCCGTACTTTAGCCACGACCTTTGCGGCTGGTGTACCCCTTATCGATGGTATGGAGTCCGCCGCGGGCGCTTCAGGCAATGCCGTCTATCGCAAAGCTCTATTTAAGGTACGCCAAGAAGTCATGGCGGGGATGCAGATGAACGTCGCCATGCGCACCACAGGGCTTTTCCCTGATATGCTGATCCAAATGGTGATGATTGGTGAAGAATCTGGCTCACTCGATAATATGCTCAATAAAGTAGCCAATATTTATGAAATGCAAGTGGATGATGCCGTTGATGGCTTATCGAGCCTTATCGAGCCGATTATGATGGTAGTCATTGGCACCTTGGTCGGCGGTTTAATTGTCGGTATGTATCTACCGATTTTCCAAATGGGTAATGTCGTGGGTTAA
- the pilB gene encoding type IV-A pilus assembly ATPase PilB → MPSAGLHLGLSTLFIRKGLLNEEQMANAITKSRQTKQTLVTTLVHAKLISARSIAELCYEEYGTPLLDLAEFDISAIPEEFVNKKLIEKHRCLPLFKRGNRLYIATSDPTNIAALEEFQFSAGLHAEAILVEEDKLAKALDKVLEEDITGLDLGGMDEAALAGIEITDTDKRQEENAGEASDDAPIVIYINKILTDAIRRGASDLHFEPYEKRYRIRFRIDGILHEVSEPPISLAGRLSARLKVMSKLDIAERRVPQDGRIKMKLSRTKSIDFRVSTLPTLWGEKIVMRILDSSSAQLGIEKLGYEPDQEKLYLEMLAKPQGMILVTGPTGSGKTVSLYTGLNILNTAERNISTAEDPVEINLEGVNQVHINLKAGLTFASALRSFLRQDPDVVMVGEIRDLETAEIAIKAAQTGHLVLSTLHTNSAAETLTRLINMGVPGYNIASSVNLIIAQRLARRLCTECKQPEQIPEHELQLLGFTDEQIAQGFTTYKPVGCEHCSGGYKGRVGIYEVMKMSDEIARTIMEGGNSLQIAQQAKAQGMRDLRQSGLLKVIQGVTSIAEVNRVTSF, encoded by the coding sequence ATGCCATCAGCAGGCCTTCACTTGGGACTGTCGACCCTTTTTATTCGTAAAGGTCTGCTTAATGAAGAGCAGATGGCTAATGCCATCACCAAATCCCGCCAAACTAAACAAACTTTAGTTACCACATTAGTTCATGCCAAACTGATATCAGCACGTTCAATTGCCGAGCTTTGCTATGAGGAGTATGGCACTCCATTGCTTGATTTAGCTGAATTTGATATCAGTGCAATTCCAGAGGAGTTTGTTAATAAAAAACTCATAGAAAAACACCGCTGCTTGCCATTATTCAAGCGCGGTAATCGCCTCTATATAGCCACCTCAGATCCAACCAATATTGCCGCCCTAGAAGAGTTTCAGTTTAGTGCGGGCCTACATGCCGAAGCCATTCTGGTCGAAGAAGATAAGCTGGCTAAAGCCCTTGATAAGGTATTAGAAGAAGATATTACAGGCCTCGATCTAGGTGGTATGGACGAGGCTGCTTTAGCGGGTATAGAGATTACCGACACCGATAAGCGTCAAGAAGAAAACGCTGGCGAAGCTAGTGATGATGCGCCTATTGTTATTTATATCAATAAGATCCTTACCGATGCCATTCGCAGGGGAGCATCAGATCTTCACTTTGAGCCCTATGAAAAACGTTATCGCATTCGTTTTCGTATCGATGGTATTTTACATGAAGTCTCTGAACCGCCAATTAGCTTAGCTGGGCGCCTATCTGCTCGTTTGAAGGTGATGTCGAAACTCGATATTGCCGAGCGCCGCGTCCCTCAGGATGGACGGATTAAGATGAAACTATCCCGCACTAAGTCAATCGACTTTCGGGTAAGTACCCTACCGACCCTTTGGGGCGAAAAAATTGTAATGCGGATATTGGATTCCTCCTCCGCACAGCTCGGTATTGAAAAACTAGGGTATGAACCCGATCAAGAAAAACTCTACCTTGAGATGCTTGCCAAACCCCAAGGGATGATCTTAGTCACAGGTCCTACAGGTTCGGGTAAAACGGTTTCACTTTATACAGGCTTAAATATCCTCAATACTGCCGAGCGCAATATCTCTACCGCCGAAGATCCGGTAGAAATTAACCTTGAGGGTGTAAACCAAGTTCATATTAATCTAAAGGCAGGTTTAACCTTTGCCTCGGCACTGCGCTCCTTTTTGCGTCAAGACCCCGATGTGGTGATGGTGGGGGAAATCCGTGACCTTGAGACCGCCGAAATTGCCATTAAAGCCGCACAAACCGGCCACTTAGTATTATCAACACTGCATACCAATTCAGCAGCCGAAACCCTAACCCGTTTAATTAACATGGGTGTACCCGGCTATAATATCGCCAGCTCAGTCAATTTGATTATTGCTCAGCGACTTGCACGGCGACTTTGCACAGAATGCAAACAACCCGAACAGATCCCTGAGCATGAGTTACAACTTTTGGGCTTTACCGATGAGCAAATCGCTCAAGGGTTTACCACCTATAAACCTGTAGGTTGTGAACATTGTTCTGGCGGATATAAAGGAAGGGTCGGTATTTACGAAGTGATGAAAATGTCCGATGAAATAGCACGTACAATTATGGAGGGAGGCAACTCTTTACAAATCGCCCAGCAAGCCAAAGCACAGGGGATGCGTGATTTGCGTCAATCGGGCCTACTCAAAGTTATCCAAGGGGTAACCAGTATTGCTGAAGTGAACAGAGTTACTAGCTTTTAA
- a CDS encoding O-antigen ligase family protein has protein sequence MISTSTARIILIVFFTVFFMGSILSDYFIGVTGGSNSYDLKRILIISFVILVIVFISWGKEVRIAIPSRFTCVTISCIFIIGIISALYGLHPFWSMLELVNFLLLICLFFILRFCFAVMERTEVLRYFFVFSLFFALCISVKFLLFLLFHFIDANRPNLHSLVFGFMNVRFFNQLQVILMPLLCLSFYTNELKKFRHLAMLAFSFLWLILLQSEARGAVLAIIVSAFLVYYSVATSDRKHFTHPLLTAIAIGTGIWLVLIVILPLFIFDNDIWQLRGGSSGRIAMWLYILQEIPQRIFMGYGPMSFAWAEGKPLLNAHPHNALFQFLYEYGVGVFLVVTVWSLLKLTTLFRNIKQKQELNANTVIIFALCSAWIYSLFDGMIVMPLSQALLTALLAINCQHYKVITVHIKWRLLATLVIILLSIVLMSSLNHPELNQSMYPRLWLTGLIDN, from the coding sequence TTGATATCTACTAGTACAGCTCGAATTATTTTGATAGTTTTCTTTACCGTATTTTTCATGGGTTCAATTCTGTCTGATTATTTTATTGGTGTTACGGGGGGGAGTAATTCCTATGATCTGAAACGTATTCTGATTATTTCATTTGTTATATTGGTAATAGTGTTCATTTCGTGGGGGAAAGAAGTCAGGATTGCTATTCCTTCTCGTTTTACCTGTGTGACCATCAGTTGTATATTTATTATCGGCATTATCTCGGCTTTATATGGCCTGCACCCATTTTGGTCTATGCTCGAGCTAGTCAATTTTTTACTGCTTATCTGTTTGTTTTTTATATTGAGATTCTGTTTTGCAGTAATGGAAAGGACTGAGGTCTTGCGGTACTTTTTTGTTTTTTCACTTTTTTTTGCCTTATGCATTTCCGTAAAGTTTTTATTGTTTCTTCTATTCCATTTTATTGATGCGAATCGTCCTAATTTACATTCTCTCGTATTTGGATTTATGAATGTTAGGTTTTTCAATCAATTGCAGGTCATATTGATGCCGTTACTATGTCTGTCGTTTTATACGAATGAGCTAAAAAAATTCAGACATTTGGCAATGTTAGCATTTAGTTTTTTATGGTTAATATTGCTTCAGTCAGAGGCAAGGGGGGCTGTACTGGCGATTATAGTCTCTGCATTTCTAGTGTATTATTCAGTGGCTACTTCGGATCGAAAACATTTTACGCATCCGCTATTAACAGCAATAGCCATAGGAACTGGAATTTGGTTAGTGTTGATCGTGATATTGCCACTGTTTATTTTTGACAATGATATCTGGCAGTTAAGGGGCGGGAGTTCGGGCCGAATTGCGATGTGGTTATATATATTGCAGGAAATTCCACAACGCATTTTTATGGGGTATGGTCCTATGAGTTTTGCATGGGCAGAAGGAAAACCACTCTTAAATGCTCACCCGCATAATGCGTTATTTCAGTTCCTGTATGAATACGGAGTAGGAGTTTTTTTGGTTGTAACAGTTTGGTCGTTGCTTAAGTTAACAACTTTATTTAGAAATATTAAACAAAAGCAAGAGCTCAATGCCAATACAGTTATTATTTTTGCTCTGTGCTCAGCGTGGATTTATTCGTTGTTTGACGGAATGATTGTTATGCCATTATCACAGGCTCTGTTGACTGCTTTATTGGCTATCAATTGTCAGCATTATAAGGTGATTACTGTGCATATTAAGTGGCGATTGTTGGCAACGCTAGTCATTATATTACTTAGTATTGTGTTAATGAGCAGCTTAAATCATCCAGAGCTTAATCAATCTATGTATCCTCGACTTTGGCTTACAGGTTTAATAGATAATTAA
- a CDS encoding prepilin-type N-terminal cleavage/methylation domain-containing protein: protein MKAMNKGLNKQAQGFTLIELMIVVAIIGILAAIALPAYKDYVTTAQGSAAMKGITAFTQKVQTCIETGIGCDTLDAEIDSNDKLTSTITFAQNATGTLVWADTKCTLTATFATPDATTAGLVFSMAATSSSDLPLCKKGAGVGS, encoded by the coding sequence ATGAAAGCAATGAATAAAGGTTTAAACAAGCAAGCTCAGGGTTTCACCTTGATCGAGTTAATGATTGTAGTTGCCATTATCGGTATTTTGGCTGCAATCGCGCTGCCTGCGTACAAGGATTACGTTACAACCGCACAAGGTAGCGCAGCAATGAAGGGGATCACAGCATTTACCCAAAAAGTTCAAACTTGTATTGAAACGGGTATTGGATGCGATACTTTGGACGCTGAAATTGATTCAAATGATAAACTAACATCCACTATCACTTTTGCACAAAATGCCACTGGTACATTAGTATGGGCTGATACTAAATGTACACTGACAGCTACATTTGCAACACCAGATGCCACAACTGCTGGTTTAGTATTTTCAATGGCGGCAACTAGTTCCTCTGATTTGCCTCTATGCAAAAAAGGTGCTGGTGTAGGAAGCTAA
- the nadC gene encoding carboxylating nicotinate-nucleotide diphosphorylase, which produces MLENDIRHAVKTALNEDLGGTEINEHSKAIAYGDITAQLIPADKYAEATLITREEGVFCGKAWAEQVFNQLGGEVALHWHVDDGDLVLPNQVLCELSGPARTILTGERTAMNFIQTLSGVATLTKHYVDKLAGTHTRLLDTRKTIPGLRTAQKYAVTCGGGKNHRIGLFDAFLIKENHIMACGGIRQAVDAARSLHPNKPVEVEVESLEELALALDSGTDIIMLDNFDITMMVEAVELNNQYKAKGSGAKLEVSGNVTLDTLAEFAKTGVDYISVGALTKHVRALDLSLRLKS; this is translated from the coding sequence ATGCTAGAGAACGATATTCGCCACGCCGTAAAAACCGCACTCAATGAAGACCTTGGTGGAACCGAGATCAACGAGCACAGCAAAGCCATTGCCTACGGCGATATTACCGCCCAACTTATTCCTGCTGATAAATATGCCGAAGCGACCTTAATCACCCGCGAAGAAGGTGTTTTTTGCGGAAAAGCTTGGGCCGAACAAGTCTTCAATCAATTAGGTGGCGAAGTCGCACTGCACTGGCATGTTGATGATGGCGATCTGGTGCTACCAAACCAAGTGTTATGTGAACTATCAGGCCCAGCCCGCACTATCCTTACGGGCGAGCGCACTGCGATGAACTTTATTCAGACCTTGTCAGGAGTGGCGACGCTGACAAAACATTATGTGGATAAGTTAGCGGGCACTCACACACGCTTACTCGATACTCGCAAAACCATCCCAGGGCTACGCACGGCTCAAAAATACGCAGTCACCTGTGGCGGCGGTAAAAACCATCGAATTGGTTTGTTTGATGCCTTCTTAATTAAAGAAAACCACATAATGGCCTGCGGTGGCATTCGCCAAGCGGTGGATGCTGCGCGCAGCTTGCACCCAAATAAACCCGTAGAAGTTGAAGTCGAATCCTTAGAAGAGCTCGCATTAGCGCTAGATTCAGGCACAGACATCATTATGCTAGATAACTTTGACATCACCATGATGGTTGAAGCTGTTGAGCTGAATAATCAATACAAAGCGAAAGGTAGCGGCGCCAAGCTGGAAGTCTCAGGCAATGTCACCTTAGATACCTTAGCTGAATTTGCCAAAACCGGGGTTGACTATATCTCCGTCGGCGCACTCACAAAGCACGTTCGCGCCCTCGACCTCTCACTCAGACTCAAGTCATAG